The Sulfitobacter sp. S223 genome has a window encoding:
- a CDS encoding CoA-binding protein, protein MSYSDAFLKDILTRTKRVAIVGVSDNPVRASYFVARYLSLKGYKIVPVNPMIAGKTLFGAPVLSSLAEIEGPVDMVDIFRRSDAVPEIVDEALEHVEGLRTIWMQIGVEHAEATAKAEARGVDVIQNRCPKIEYQRLFGELRMGGFATGVISSKL, encoded by the coding sequence GCTATTCTGATGCATTCTTGAAAGACATTCTGACACGTACAAAGCGGGTAGCGATCGTGGGGGTCTCTGATAACCCTGTTCGGGCCAGCTATTTCGTGGCGCGTTATCTGTCGCTTAAGGGATACAAAATTGTACCTGTAAATCCGATGATAGCAGGCAAGACCTTGTTTGGTGCCCCCGTCCTATCTTCACTGGCCGAAATTGAAGGCCCTGTCGATATGGTGGATATTTTCCGCCGCTCTGATGCCGTGCCCGAGATTGTCGATGAGGCGCTTGAGCATGTGGAGGGGCTGCGCACGATCTGGATGCAGATCGGAGTAGAGCACGCAGAGGCGACTGCGAAGGCTGAAGCGCGCGGCGTTGATGTGATCCAGAACCGTTGCCCCAAGATCGAGTATCAGCGCCTTTTCGGAGAACTGCGCATGGGTGGGTTTGCCACCGGTGTGATTTCAAGCAAGCTTTAG
- a CDS encoding phosphoribosyl-ATP diphosphatase — protein sequence MTLDDLYVTILARKTSDPTSSWTAQLLAKGPEKCAEKFGEEAIEAIIEAVKDDKTALTSEAADVLYHLLVMLAARDIPLEDVMAELSRRQSQSGIAEKAAR from the coding sequence ATGACCCTTGATGATCTTTACGTGACCATTCTTGCGCGCAAGACTTCTGATCCAACCTCTAGCTGGACAGCGCAACTACTTGCCAAGGGGCCAGAGAAATGCGCCGAGAAATTCGGCGAAGAGGCCATTGAAGCGATCATAGAAGCGGTCAAGGACGACAAGACAGCTTTGACCAGTGAAGCGGCCGATGTTCTCTATCACCTGCTGGTTATGCTTGCTGCGCGCGACATTCCGCTAGAAGACGTAATGGCCGAACTCTCTCGCCGCCAGTCGCAATCTGGCATTGCGGAAAAAGCGGCGCGCTGA